The following are encoded together in the Cuculus canorus isolate bCucCan1 chromosome 31, bCucCan1.pri, whole genome shotgun sequence genome:
- the LOC128849586 gene encoding uncharacterized protein LOC128849586 encodes MKWDCKSQLPRWDCNPEIGNWNFQGGNREPQIGNRNIQGGNRNIQGGNREPQIENREPQVENWNFQGGNWEPQIEGHEPQTENRNFQGGTATLKLGIGTSKVGIGSPKLGIATSKVGLQPPNWELELPRWESGAPNWESQLPKWDCNPLFGNHNFQGGNHNFQGGNHNPNRDLRPSRRESQPELGNRRCQGGNSQLPPPRNHKAKSGIAIRNAGSRPPRAGVTTRKAGS; translated from the exons atgaaATGGGACTGTA AATCACAACTTCCAAGGTGGGACTGCAACCCTGAAATTGGGAACTGGAACTTCCAAGGTGGGAATCGGGAGCCCCAAATTGGGAATCGCAATATTCAAGGTGGGAATCGCAATATCCAAGGTGGGAATCGGGAGCCCCAAATTGAGAATCGCGAGCCCCAAGTTGAGAATTGGAACTTCCAAG GTGGGAATTGGGAGCCCCAAATTGAGGGTCACGAGCCCCAAACTGAGAATCGCAACTTCCAAGGTGGGACTGCAACCCTGAAATTGGGAATTGGAACTTCCAAGGTGGGAATCGGGAGCCCCAAATTGGGAATTGCAACTTCCAAGGTGGGACTGcaacccccaaactgggaactGGAACTTCCAAGGTGGGAATCGGGAGCCCCAAACTGGGAATCTCAACTTCCAAAGTGGGACTGCAACCCCCTGTTTGGTAATCACAACTTCCAAGGTGGGAATCACAACTTCCAAGGTGGGAATCACAATCCCAACAGGGACCTGCGACCCTCAAGACGGGAATCGCAACCTGAACTTGGGAATCGCCGCTGCCAAGGTGGGAATTCTCAACTCCCCCCTCCTCGAAATCACAAAGCCAAGTCAGGAATTGCAATCCGCAATGCGGGATCACGACCTCCCAGGGCAGGAGTCACCACCCGCAAGGCCGGATCGTGA
- the LOC104058596 gene encoding class II histocompatibility antigen, B-L beta chain-like — translation MGQCRGAPRAPQLFPGRAPAQSPLRSRETAARPRLCLETSDAAQLRCALGRAGTPSAPLGSTGARARPAECGWLGGAGSTMGAAGVLGAGAVLVALVALGAPGAAGDETRRLFQLQSKADCYFTNGTERVRLVERYIYNREQILHFDSDVGVYVADTPLGEPEAESWNSQESRLAYARAAVDTFCRHNYEVDSPFTVDRVAQPRVSVSAVRSGSLPQPDRLVCAAVDFYPAAIEVKWWKNGREEVERVVSTEVLQNGDWTYQVLVMLESIPQRGETYTCQVEHASLRRPVTRAWELQADGARSKMLTGVGGFVLGCGFLALGLGLYGRSKSS, via the exons ATGGGCCAATGTCGGGGAGCCCCGAGGGCGCCTCAGCTGTTCCCAGGCAGAGCCCCGGCCCAGAGCCCCCTGAGGAGCAGAGAGACGGCCGCGCGCCCGCGCCTCTGCCTGGAGACGAGTGATGCTGCCCAGCTGCGCTGCGCACTGGGCCGGGCTGGgactcccagtgccccactgggcagcactggggcgAGAGCGCGCCCGGCAGAGTGCGGCTGGCTCGGGGGGGCCGGGAGCACCATGGGGGCTGCTGGcgtgctgggagctggggccgtgctggtggcactggtggcGCTGGGAGCGCCCGGGGCTGCTGGCGACGAGACCCGAC ggCTCTTCCAGCTCCAGTCGAAAGCCGACTGTTATTTCACCAACGGCACCGAGAGGGTGAGGCTTGTGGAGAGATACATCTACAACCGAGAGCAGATTCTGCACTTCGACAGCGATGTGGGGGTCTACGTGGCCGACACCCCCCTGGGAGAGCCTGAAGCCGAGTCCTGGAACAGTCAGGAGAGCCGCCTGGCGTACGCACGAGCTGCGGTGGACACCTTCTGCCGACACAACTATGAGGTGGATTCCCCTTTCACCGTGGATCGTGTAG CGCAGCCCCGCGTGTCCGTCTCGGCCGTGCGCTCGGGCTCTCTGCCCCAGCCCGACAGGTTGGTTTGCGCCGCCGTGGATTTCTACCCCGCCGCCATCGAGGTGAAGTGGTGGAAGAACGGGCGGGAGGAGGTGGAGCGCGTGGTGTCCACGGAGGTGCTGCAGAACGGAGACTGGACCTACCAGGTGCTGGTGATGCTGGAGAGCATCCCGCAGCGCGGCGAGACCTACACGTGCCAGGTGGAGCACGCCAGCCTGCGGCGCCCCGTCACCCGGGCGTGGG AGCTGCAGGCGGACGGCGCCAGGAGCAAGATGCTGACCGGGGTGGGGGGCTTCGTGCTGGGCTGCGGCTTCCTGGCGCTGGGGCTCGGCCTCTACGGGCGCAGCAAG AGCTCCTGA
- the LOC104054867 gene encoding H-2 class II histocompatibility antigen, A-Q alpha chain-like isoform X2: MALGRDVALVLLLGFSLQRAGGETVRNTIHQAEFQQRLEPSGSDVGEYQQSFNADEVFHVDLEKQETVWRLPEFGEVTSFEAQGALQNAAIGKHNLEIIIQRSNGSQGTIVPPEVTVFPKHPVELGDPNVLICYVDKFWPSIVDISWLKNGEKVKDGVFETVFYPRDDHTFRKFSYLTFIPTRGESYDCRVEHWGHPTPLKRHWELQVDLPVSETTETVVCALGLAVGIIGIAVGTVLIIKAMKMRSANTRRDPL; encoded by the exons ATGGCACTGGGACGCGATGTGGCGTTGGTGCTGCTGTTGGGGTTCAGTCTGCAGCGAGCGGGGGGCGAGACAG TGAGGAACACCATCCACCAAGCGGAGTTCCAGCAGCGTTTGGAGCCCTCGGGGTCGGACGTGGGCGAATACCAACAGTCCTTCAACGCCGATGAGGTCTTCCACGTAGACCTGGAGAAACAGGAGACCGTGTGGCGCCTGCCCGAGTTCGGGGAGGTCACCAGCTTCGAGGCTCAGGGGGCGCTGCAGAACGCGGCCATCGGCAAACACAACCTGGAGATCATCATCCAAAGGTCCAACGGCTCCCAAGGAACCATCG TGCCACCGGAGGTGACGGTGTTCCCCAAACACCCCGTGGAACTCGGTGACCCCAACGTCCTCATCTGCTACGTGGACAAGTTTTGGCCGTCCATCGTCGACATCTCGTGGTTGAAGAACGGCGAGAAGGTGAAGGACGGAGTCTTCGAGACCGTCTTCTACCCCCGTGACGACCACACCTTCCGCAAGTTCTCCTACCTGACCTTCATCCCCACCCGCGGAGAGTCCTACGACTGCCGAGTGGAGCACTGGGGTCACCCCACCCCTTTGAAGCGCCATTGGG AACTTCAAGTGGATCTCCCCGTTTCCGAGACCACCGAGACGGTGGTTTGTGCCCTGGGTTTGGCCGTGGGTATCATCGGCATCGCCGTGGGCACCGTCCTCATCATCAAAGCCATGAAGATGAGGAGCGCCAACACCCGACGCGACCCCTTGTGA
- the LOC104054867 gene encoding H-2 class II histocompatibility antigen, A-Q alpha chain-like isoform X1, which yields MMIWVWGQRWDPVVLLQWLWGQRWSFSHGFGVNGGIWWSFSSGFGVNGGPSPVALGSLVGSGGPSPVASWSPVGRGSAVALVAVRNTIHQAEFQQRLEPSGSDVGEYQQSFNADEVFHVDLEKQETVWRLPEFGEVTSFEAQGALQNAAIGKHNLEIIIQRSNGSQGTIVPPEVTVFPKHPVELGDPNVLICYVDKFWPSIVDISWLKNGEKVKDGVFETVFYPRDDHTFRKFSYLTFIPTRGESYDCRVEHWGHPTPLKRHWELQVDLPVSETTETVVCALGLAVGIIGIAVGTVLIIKAMKMRSANTRRDPL from the exons ATGATGATATGGGTTTGGGGTCAAAGATGGGATCCGGTGGTCCTTCTCCAGTGGCTTTGGGGTCAACGGTGGTCCTTCTCCCATGGGTTTGGAGTCAATGGTGGGATCTGGTGGTCCTTCTCCAGTGGCTTTGGGGTCAACGGTGGTCCTTCTCCGGTGGCTTTGGGGTCACTGGTGGGAT CCGGTGGTCCTTCTCCGGTGGCTTCGTGGTCACCGGTGGGACGCGGCAGTGCTGTGGCTCTCGTGGCAGTGAGGAACACCATCCACCAAGCGGAGTTCCAGCAGCGTTTGGAGCCCTCGGGGTCGGACGTGGGCGAATACCAACAGTCCTTCAACGCCGATGAGGTCTTCCACGTAGACCTGGAGAAACAGGAGACCGTGTGGCGCCTGCCCGAGTTCGGGGAGGTCACCAGCTTCGAGGCTCAGGGGGCGCTGCAGAACGCGGCCATCGGCAAACACAACCTGGAGATCATCATCCAAAGGTCCAACGGCTCCCAAGGAACCATCG TGCCACCGGAGGTGACGGTGTTCCCCAAACACCCCGTGGAACTCGGTGACCCCAACGTCCTCATCTGCTACGTGGACAAGTTTTGGCCGTCCATCGTCGACATCTCGTGGTTGAAGAACGGCGAGAAGGTGAAGGACGGAGTCTTCGAGACCGTCTTCTACCCCCGTGACGACCACACCTTCCGCAAGTTCTCCTACCTGACCTTCATCCCCACCCGCGGAGAGTCCTACGACTGCCGAGTGGAGCACTGGGGTCACCCCACCCCTTTGAAGCGCCATTGGG AACTTCAAGTGGATCTCCCCGTTTCCGAGACCACCGAGACGGTGGTTTGTGCCCTGGGTTTGGCCGTGGGTATCATCGGCATCGCCGTGGGCACCGTCCTCATCATCAAAGCCATGAAGATGAGGAGCGCCAACACCCGACGCGACCCCTTGTGA